Proteins from a genomic interval of Toxoplasma gondii ME49 chromosome Ia, whole genome shotgun sequence:
- a CDS encoding histone lysine methyltransferase, SET, putative (encoded by transcript TGME49_294610~Gene product name based on ToxoDB Community Expert Annotation.), whose product MLSTFSKLFSGSKEESGKTSSGSEHAQQSEGNTAAVQPLDPASPEWLSYYAQVAPPEIGRWVNPKDGSGAIPYERLIENLNTLNIPAFAMKAFSAETAEDRGAPSSLASLGSRHASNASAIPVRQASLKQPRGTSRNVAQRSASEAPSSRVSHDRGQSAFQCAQSNSLGGLEHGHPAGARCRSVSVASGTSPSHQQGQTARLQSNAPSEPPLYIPVTSTTRSYVGPVREVKGLISGVGKTDLSRPGPHSQVPQDYVEVVNSRQTQYHGVPPTFRMQTSGDEDESKTYEAAGLHAPVVAGPPGRTLSQVYGTRMASNGTVHKLPAIFLQPVIDSAESTDKATAASVPDTPAKGVTYKLGQYVWSEEDIKLGTAGKPDPPLDPLVRSICSGAIFPQVVGPEEQEKNTSETQEAGLQASAETADRNVLEESPATALTIEDLGIPSIVELCKKKRAELEKLNDDCVRIRDDTVNTDSLSNKGGRGGVCSARAVPKGSVVFVELPLITADVSANGLWPAFQSLTDEQKALLETLEGSAADLSNVESLTCTIRCKQANKLKSAGAYQDFFGKMKLNAHALTRGRGWALYPRAARIKHSCRPNVTYRNLDGLLVVFALEDIAEGAPITMSYIDQLYMPTEERRKRVMATKRIFCQCMRCTDVCQKERKILCPECRPEKIRFTEEREAQEAAQAARVAAVAPPALPTVPEADQEALEDQRGASANDEASECGTAEESRPSLQSGLSFEGSCNSSDYEGSVEEKSLDCCSSDCVSSSDGEEEAHCQEVEAAVNNAGSHGNEETASNADNSRLETSQDSTTASPSSSETESRVDKASSKGGKNAKISTMFLSLTSSETMASARNDALTGCNKDNWSSDSEAGQTGSVAGDADDVDPQTEARELYDRLTEAGMPRNYCVYEGEDCWHCYTCQKTFRDEELPTGMERYLVGKFAVLREKFGRPCPMEWSDECGKLLRTVEKVLGAEHWLYAAGQLLLAQLCLGMWVGGLVMDDIFSRAAAHATAFLEFANRSVPEALSTDAAPLLVALLRIQLFSGKGKDFVDTVERHSVLNTIRDGLGKWDEVYTSFASAYLYLKKDADQKDEQPSLAMLQRFAHASQYTSALDAQYYETLEREKLAMVEEVKRTARQREEEARLRAEARQRRIVEVKKNIAALKAAETLVAADGTMLQVTDVTMTHPDGIVQKFLRNNALCDHDQEAARESRLVKADGTAALASGDGKASFISSAEQAAAAAYEDAKRLQQLAVEGRYSNGVSAIAGVPGSQNGTYLPLLMLADPLQTRAERRHQLRKTMQLLERERKKREQILEALEQGKEEVVASELDFEEDESEVGDTPEPEAEEEEKEQGFIYRVPGLHGTAPGEYVTISQLNHTKDGKYPPLPFFKSFFYIDHEARTLDKRNKDASAVTVIGCGSGGPPPLSFDELEDIEGAKKIYLQKENKDFSEELQARVNYNLAQKTAEAAAALRASQAKRTGKVSSFFWGSNQTEELEEAPRLLAGESLRERQRNDTAALLEATNEAVREMALHEADTQRRIQQFREETRARFEKGRQEVVGHHDVAHAHHDNHEIVFEMASPGEDQALPSGVAEGKVLPLFPHQKVSYRVDDGRDIEQIRNNVDVNVSADLDRKTVWAVQPLEHSPQMTEESERPVAQPVQIEAEKPAAAEAEEPFRFDAPLPDGQGLALKLKPLDFSHVPPPPPLVTLPSDRRFQPFDPSVFSHSQYKMVFRQGLP is encoded by the coding sequence ATGCTGTCGACTTTTTCCAAGCTCTTCTCGGGCTCTAAAGAAGAGTCTGGAAAGACTTCTTCTGGCTCAGAACATGCCCAACAGTCGGAAGGGAACACCGCTGCCGTGCAGCCCCTTGACCCCGCAAGCCCCGAGTGGCTCAGTTACTACGCTCAAGTGGCGCCTCCGGAAATCGGTAGGTGGGTGAATCCGAAGGATGGGTCTGGTGCAATTCCATACGAGAGACTTATTGAGAACCTAAACACCCTGAACATCCCCGCGTTCGCGATGAAAGCGTTCTCTGCGGAAACCGCTGAAGACCGCGGGGCACCATCAtcgcttgcttctctcggctctcgGCATGCTTCCAACGCTTCCGCAATCCCCGTCCGCCAGGCGTCTCTCAAACAGCCACGCGGCACCTCGCGAAATGTTGCTCAGCGATCCGCGTCTGAAGCGCCGTCGTCTCGAGTGTCCCATGACCGCGGCCAAAGTGCCTTTCAGTGTGCACAGTCTAACTCTTTGGGGGGTCTGGAACATGGCCATCCTGCCGGAGCTCGGTGTCGATCTGTCAGCGTTGCCTCGGGTACTTCTCCTTCCCATCAGCAAGGCCAAACCGCCCGTCTGCAGAGCAATGCACCATCGGAACCTCCCCTGTACATTCCTGTGACCTCAACGACGCGATCCTACGTCGGCCCCGTTCGCGAAGTGAAAGGTCTGATCAGCGGAGTTGGAAAAACTGACCTTTCGCGCCCCGGCCCCCACTCCCAGGTGCCTCAGGACTATGTGGAAGTCGTCAACTCCCGGCAAACGCAGTACCACGGGGTTCCTCCCACTttccgcatgcagacaagcggagatgaagacgaaagcAAAACATACGAAGCAGCTGGCCTTCATGCACCGGTGGTTGCCGGACCACCGGGACGGACACTGTCACAAGTTTACGGAACGCGCATGGCTTCGAACGGAACCGTCCACAAACTCCCTGCGATTTTTCTCCAGCCTGTGATCGATTCAGCTGAGTCCACAGACAAGGCGACTGCGGCCTCTGTCCCGGACACTCCAGCAAAAGGTGTGACCTACAAACTCGGCCAGTACGTCTGGAGTGAGGAGGACATCAAATTGGGAACCGCGGGGAAACCAGACCCTCCCCTGGATCCGCTCGTGAGATCCATTTGCTCCGGCGCAATCTTCCCGCAGGTTGTCGGCCcagaagagcaggagaagaacacGAGTGAAACGCAGGAGGCTGGCTTACAAGCAAGCGCGGAGACCGCAGATCGAAACGTCCTGGAAGAATCCCCCGCCACGGCACTTACCATTGAGGACTTGGGTATCCCGTCCATCGTGGAGCTCtgcaagaagaagcgagcagaGCTGGAGAAGCTGAACGACGATTGCGTGAGGATTCGGGATGACACCGTGAACACCGACAGTTTGAGCAACAAGGGAGGCCGTGGCGGAGTCTGCTCTGCTCGCGCCGTTCCCAAGGGCTCCGTCGTCTTTGTCGAGTTACCTCTCATCACTGCGGATGTGAGTGCCAATGGCCTCTGGCCCGCGTTCCAGAGCCTCACAGACGAGCAGAAGGCTTTGCTAGAAACTCTCGAAGGAAGCGCCGCAGATCTGTCCAATGTCGAGTCTCTGACTTGCACGATCCGATGCAAACAGGCGAACAAGCTGAAGTCCGCAGGAGCTTACCAGGACTTCTTTGGAAAAATGAAGCTGAACGCTCACGCCCTGACTCGAGGACGCGGATGGGCGTTGTACCCCCGTGCTGCTCGTATCAAACACTCGTGCCGGCCGAACGTGACTTACCGGAATCTCGACGGATTGCTGGTGGTTTTTGCCCTCGAAGACATTGCAGAGGGCGCCCCGATCACAATGAGTTACATCGACCAACTGTACATGCCGACGGAGGAGCGACGCAAGCGGGTGATGGCGACGAAACGCATCTTctgccagtgcatgcgctgcacaGACGTCTGTcagaaagaacgaaagaTTCTGTGCCCGGAGTGCCGCCCGGAAAAGATTCGCTTTACGGAGGAGCGGGAGGCCCAGGAAGCCGCCCAGGCTGCCCGCGTCGCTGCCGTTGCTCCGCCGGCCCTCCCGACAGTACCCGAAGCGGACCAGGAAGCTCTGGAGGATCAAAGAGGCGCCAGTGCGAACGACGAGGCCTCAGAATGTGGCACTGCGGAGGAGAGTCGACCTAGCCTGCAGAGCGGATTGTCCTTCGAGGGCTCGTGCAACAGCTCCGACTACGAAGGGAGCGTGGAAGAAAAGTCGTTGGACTGCTGCTCCTCTGACTGCGTCTCTTCcagcgacggcgaagaagaggcgcatTGCCAGGAGGTGGAGGCAGCCGTAAACAACGCAGGCAGCCacggaaacgaggagacagccagCAATGCAGACAACTCGAGGCTCGAGACCAGCCAAGACAGCACAACGGCATCGCCTTCGTCGAGCGAGACCGAGTCGCGAGTCGATAAGGCCAGCTCGAAAGGTggaaagaacgcgaagatCAGCACTATGTTTCTGAGCCTGACGTCGTCAGAAACCATGGCTAGTGCGAGGAACGATGCCTTGACGGGCTGCAACAAGGACAACTGGAGCAGCGACTCCGAGGCAGGGCAGACTGGGAGCGTCGCCGGGGATGCCGACGACGTGGATCCGCAGACCGAAGCACGCGAGCTTTATGATCGCCTCACTGAAGCAGGCATGCCGAGGAACTACTGCGTCTACGAGGGCGAGGACTGCTGGCACTGCTACACCTGCCAGAAGACGTTCCGCGACGAAGAGCTGCCGACTGGAATGGAGCGCTATTTGGTGGGTAAATTCGCCGTGCTTCGGGAGAAATTCGGGCGTCCGTGCCCGATGGAGTGGAGTGACGAATGTGGAAAGCTCCTGAGAACCGTTGAGAAGGTCCTCGGAGCTGAACATTGGCTGTACGCTGCAGGTCAGTTGTTGCTGGCGCAGCTGTGCCTCGGCATGTGGGTGGGCGGCCTCGTTATGGATGACATTTTCTCAAGGGCCGCGGCTCATGCGACAGCCTTCCTCGAATTCGCGAACCGTTCCGTACCCGAGGCGCTGTCCACCGACGCAGCGCCTCTCTTGGTGGCCCTGCTGCGCATTCAACTCTTCagcggaaaaggaaaagactTCGTGGACACGGTCGAGCGCCACAGCGTCCTAAACACCATCCGCGATGGCTTGGGAAAGTGGGACGAAGTGTATACGTCGTTCGCCAGCGCCTACCTGTATTTGAAGAAGGATGCAGACCAAAAGGACGAGCAACCGAGTCTCGCAATGCTCCAACGATTCGCCCACGCTTCCCAGTACACGTCAGCCCTCGATGCTCAGTACTACGAGACACTCGAGCGGGAGAAGTTGGCAATGGTCGAGGAAGTCAAGCGCACGGCccgccagagagaagaagaagcgcgtctCAGAGCTGAGGCTCGACAGCGGCGCATCGtggaggtgaagaagaacatCGCAGCTCTGAAGGCTGCCGAAACTCTTGTCGCCGCCGACGGAACGATGCTGCAGGTCACGGACGTCACGATGACTCATCCTGATGGAATCGTCCAGAAGTTTTTGAGGAACAACGCCTTGTGCGATCACGACCAAGAGGCGGCTCGTGAAAGTCGGCTCGTCAAAGCAGACGGCACAGCAGCTCTGGCGTCCGGCGACGGCAAGGCCTCCTTTATTTCCAGTGCTGAGCAAGCAGCTGCGGCGGCATACGAGGACGCGAAACGCCTGCAGCAGCTGGCCGTCGAGGGGCGCTACTCCAACGGTGTTTCTGCGATTGCCGGTGTGCCAGGCTCCCAGAATGGCACCTACTTGCCTTTGCTCATGTTGGCTGATCCCCTTCAAACTCGCGCGGAGCGGCGCCATCAACTGAGGAAGACCATGCAGCTTCTGGAGCgcgagcggaagaagcgcgaaCAGATTCTCGAAGCTCTCGAACAGGGCAAGGAAGAGGTGGTCGCTTCAGAGCTCGActttgaagaagacgagagcgaggtTGGAGACACGCCCGAGCCtgaggcggaggaggaagagaaggaacaaggCTTCATCTACAGAGTTCCGGGCCTGCACGGGACTGCCCCAGGCGAGTACGTGACAATCTCTCAGCTGAACCACACAAAAGACGGGAAATACCCGCCTCTTCCGTTCTTCAAATCCTTCTTTTACATTGACCACGAGGCGCGAACTCTCGACAAACGCAACAAGGACGCGAGTGCAGTTACAGTGATCGGGTGCGGATCAGGCGGCCCTCCACCTCTCAGCTTTGATGAACTGGAGGATATCGAGGGCGCGAAGAAAATTTACCTgcaaaaggaaaacaaggaCTTCTCGGAAGAGCTTCAAGCGCGGGTGAACTACAACTTGGCCCAAAAGACTGCAGAGGCCGCAGCTGCACTTCGAGCGTCCCAGGCAAAGAGAACCGGAAAGGtctcgagcttcttctgGGGATCCAACCAAACTGAGGAACTGGAGGAAGCGCCCCGACTCCTTGCCGGCGAGAGCctccgagagagacagcgaaacgaCACGGCTGCTCTGTTGGAAGCGACGAATGAGGCCGTTCGGGAAATGGCTCTTCATGAGGCTGACACGCAGCGTCGCATCCAGCAATTccgggaggagacgcgcgcgcggtTCGAGAAGGGCAGACAGGAAGTCGTCGGTCATCATGAcgtggcgcatgcacatcACGATAACCATGAGATTGTGTTCGAGATGGCGTCGCCTGGCGAAGACCAGGCTCTGCCGTCCGGCGTAGCGGAAGGAAAGGTTCTCCCGCTCTTCCCACATCAAAAGGTCAGCTACCGAGTTGATGATGGCCGAGACATCGAACAAATCAGGAACAATGTTGATGTGAATGTCTCTGCTGATCTCGATCGGAAAACCGTTTGGGCGGTCCAACCCCTTGAACACAGTCCGCAAATGACAGAGGAATCTGAACGTCCCGTCGCACAGCCTGTCCAGatcgaagcagaaaaaccaGCTGCTGCCGAAGCGGAGGAACCTTTCCGCTTTGATGCACCTCTTCCAGATGGACAAGGACTGGCGCTGAAGCTGAAACCTCTCGATTTCTCTCATGTTCCCCCTCCGCCTCCTTTGGTCACCTTGCCTTCCGATAGGAGGTTCCAGCCGTTTGACCCCAGCGTTTTCTCGCACTCTCAATACAAGATGGTCTTCCGACAGGGTCTCCCATGA